From a single Desulfobulbaceae bacterium genomic region:
- a CDS encoding desulfoferrodoxin: MTKKMQIYKCEICGNIVEMLHAGDGELVCCGAPMILLKENTVDAAKEKHLPVIEKIEGGFKVKVGSLAHPMEEKHYIEWIEATTDDGKAYRQFLKPGKTPEAVFKINASKITAREFCNLHGLWKA, from the coding sequence ATGACAAAAAAAATGCAAATTTACAAATGTGAAATCTGTGGAAATATAGTGGAAATGCTCCACGCGGGAGATGGCGAGCTTGTCTGTTGCGGCGCGCCGATGATTTTACTCAAGGAAAACACCGTAGACGCGGCAAAAGAAAAGCATCTTCCGGTGATCGAAAAAATAGAGGGCGGCTTCAAAGTAAAGGTCGGCAGTTTGGCCCATCCCATGGAAGAGAAACATTATATAGAGTGGATTGAGGCAACCACTGACGACGGCAAAGCATACCGGCAGTTCCTCAAACCCGGCAAAACGCCGGAGGCTGTCTTTAAAATTAACGCAAGCAAGATAACTGCCCGTGAGTTCTGTAATCTGCATGGTTTGTGGAAAGCATAA
- a CDS encoding rubredoxin, whose product MKKYVCTQCGYVYDPANGDPENGVKPGTAFKDLPEGWVCPDCGAGIEDFEEA is encoded by the coding sequence ATGAAAAAATATGTTTGTACACAGTGCGGGTATGTCTATGACCCTGCAAATGGAGACCCGGAAAATGGTGTCAAACCAGGCACTGCATTTAAAGACTTACCTGAAGGTTGGGTTTGCCCTGACTGTGGAGCTGGGATCGAAGACTTTGAAGAGGCGTAA
- a CDS encoding c-type cytochrome yields MVESSGCTSCHSLDGSERIGPTFQGLYGKKIVIVTKGKNRTVIADRDYLKRSILDPQADVVEGFRPRMPTNYEQKLGEAKVNNILDYLQTIGSK; encoded by the coding sequence ATTGTAGAGTCGAGTGGTTGTACATCCTGTCACAGCCTAGACGGCTCAGAAAGGATTGGCCCAACCTTTCAGGGTTTATATGGCAAGAAAATTGTTATTGTCACTAAAGGAAAGAATCGAACTGTAATAGCTGACCGCGATTACCTGAAACGCTCCATCCTTGATCCTCAAGCTGATGTTGTGGAAGGGTTCAGGCCAAGAATGCCGACAAATTATGAACAGAAGTTAGGGGAAGCTAAAGTGAACAATATCCTGGATTATCTGCAAACCATTGGCAGCAAATAA
- a CDS encoding ankyrin: MKQKDTNTCPVCHGEKVIEGICECNEEWRGTQRQSDNEWDDCKCTPELGCTNCNGTGLVEPDQKN; this comes from the coding sequence ATGAAACAAAAAGATACAAATACATGTCCGGTCTGTCACGGGGAAAAAGTTATTGAAGGGATCTGTGAATGCAATGAGGAGTGGCGTGGTACGCAAAGGCAAAGTGACAATGAGTGGGACGATTGTAAATGCACACCTGAGCTGGGATGTACGAACTGTAATGGAACAGGATTGGTTGAACCTGACCAGAAAAACTAA